The DNA segment GAGATCGCCGAGCGCGGTCACGGTGAGGACCATCGGGTCGCTGCGGACGACGTCACCGCCGACCACCACCGCACCCACCTCGGCGCACTCGTCACGCAGGCCCGCGGTCAGCTCGTCCGCCCACTCGGTCGGCAGGTCCGGTGACGCACCGAGCGCGACGAGCACGCTCGTCGCGTTGGCGCCCATCGCGGCGATGTCGGCCAGGCCGGCCGCCACGACCCGCCGGCCGATCTCGTGCGCGGTGGACCAGTCCCGCCGGAAATGCCGACCTTCGACGTACATGTCCGTCGTCACGACGACCCTGCCGTCGGGGGCGCGTACGACCGCGGCGTCGTCCCCCGGCCCCACCACGATGTCCGGCGCGTCGCCCAACCCGGCGATCACCCGTGCGATGAATCCGAACTCACCGAGCTCTCCGATGGTGATGGCGGCCTCCTCCGGTCGTACCCGTCGGCACCATTGTTGCGGGTGTCGTGTCGTACGCCACCTGAGCCTGCGGTGCGTTGACGGTGGCGCTACGGTTGTCAGGCACCCGACCAGGCGAAGGAGCGCGCTTCATGGTCCAGGCGTACATCCTCATCCAGACCGACGTGGGCAAAGCTGCCGACGTCGCACGTGAGATCGCCGCGCTGAACGGCGTGACGCTCGCCGAGGACGTCATCGGTCCCTACGACGTGATCGTCAGGGCCGAAGCGAAGAGCGACGACGAGTTGGGCAAGCTGGTCGTGGCGCGAATCCAGCAGATCGAGGGCATCGCCAGGACGCTGACCTGTCCGGTGGTGCACATCTAGCCAGCCAGGTCGAGAACCACACGATGCTGCGACACGGCCTCACCGCCGGGCTGTTGTGCCTCGTCCTCGTCGGTTGTACGGGCACCGTCGAGGTGACGCCGCCCGAGCCGGCGAAGCCCGTGAAGGACGCCTGCCTGCGGCTGCAGCAGCAGCTGCCGGACCGGGTCGCCGGCGAGGACAGGCGCGAGGCCGAGCCGCGGAGCAAGCTGACGGCGGCGTGGGGCGACCCGGAGATCACGTTGCGCTGTGGTGTCGGGAAACCGCGGGCGTACACGAAGACCTCGCAGCTGTTCACGGTGAACGGCGTCGCGTGGCTGCCGGTGCCGCCGGGCGCGGAGATCCCGACCGCGTTCTACGCGGTCGAGCGCACGGCGTACATCGAGCTGACCGTGCCAGAGGAACAGCAGCCGGCCGCGGACGCACTGGTCGACCTCGGCAAGGCGATCAAGGCCACCGTCCCGAAGGACCCTGACGCCGGTCCGTAGGGTCCGCCGCAGTCACTGCTCGTGTTGCCACTGCGGCTTGCGCTTCTCCAGGAACGCCTGCATGCCTTCCTTCGCGTCCGGGAGCTGGCTGGTGGCCGCCATCACCTGCACCGCGTGCTCGTACGCCTGCGGCTGGTCGAGGCCGAGCTGCGCGTAGAGCGTGCGCTT comes from the Streptosporangiales bacterium genome and includes:
- a CDS encoding Lrp/AsnC family transcriptional regulator, with translation MVQAYILIQTDVGKAADVAREIAALNGVTLAEDVIGPYDVIVRAEAKSDDELGKLVVARIQQIEGIARTLTCPVVHI
- a CDS encoding DUF3515 family protein; translation: MLRHGLTAGLLCLVLVGCTGTVEVTPPEPAKPVKDACLRLQQQLPDRVAGEDRREAEPRSKLTAAWGDPEITLRCGVGKPRAYTKTSQLFTVNGVAWLPVPPGAEIPTAFYAVERTAYIELTVPEEQQPAADALVDLGKAIKATVPKDPDAGP